A stretch of Hydrogenothermus marinus DNA encodes these proteins:
- the purE gene encoding 5-(carboxyamino)imidazole ribonucleotide mutase, which translates to MIGIIMGSDSDLPVMKQAADILEQLNISYEMTIVSAHRTPERMYDYAKNAEKRGIKVIIAGAGGAAHLPGMVASLTTIPVIGVPVKTSSLNGIDSLLSIVQMPAGIPVATVAINNAKNAGLLAASIISTFDKEVANRLKEYRKNLKEMVLQKAETLENIGYKEYLKEMNI; encoded by the coding sequence ATGATAGGAATAATAATGGGTAGTGATTCAGATTTACCTGTAATGAAACAAGCTGCTGATATTTTAGAGCAATTAAATATTTCTTATGAAATGACGATCGTATCAGCTCATCGAACTCCTGAAAGAATGTATGATTATGCAAAAAATGCAGAAAAAAGAGGGATTAAAGTAATAATAGCAGGTGCAGGAGGAGCTGCTCATTTACCTGGTATGGTGGCATCTTTAACAACTATACCAGTAATAGGAGTACCTGTAAAAACATCTTCATTAAATGGTATAGATTCGCTTCTATCTATTGTACAGATGCCAGCGGGTATACCTGTTGCGACAGTTGCAATAAATAATGCAAAAAATGCAGGACTTCTAGCAGCATCTATAATTTCCACCTTTGATAAAGAAGTTGCAAATAGATTAAAAGAATATAGAAAAAATTTAAAAGAAATGGTCTTACAAAAAGCAGAAACATTAGAAAATATAGGTTACAAAGAGTATTTAAAGGAAATGAATATATGA